A genomic stretch from Salvelinus namaycush isolate Seneca chromosome 25, SaNama_1.0, whole genome shotgun sequence includes:
- the atpsckmt gene encoding ATP synthase subunit C lysine N-methyltransferase, with the protein MAEQSLLETEVIQCNVNAKDSGFKKRVGLIATGIVGGSLVALYAVAGPFVAPALRKVCLPYVPATTAQVENVLKVLQARSGSLVDIGSGDGRIVIAAAKKGFEAVGIELNPWLVWYSRYRAWRAGVHHSTSFHISDLWKVSFNQYSNVVIFGVPQMMDQLEGKLQTELQSTAKVVACRFPFPTWAPDGTAGEGIDTVWVYDAESFKTERGTHQGHIVTPQQPLGNDDTTTSY; encoded by the exons ATGGCAGAACAAAGTCTACTGGAAACGGAGGTGATACAATGTAACGTTAATGCTAAAGACAGCGGCTTCAAAAAACGTGTAGGACTGATCGCAACTGGAATTGTCGGGGGGTCATTGGTTGCCCTTTACGCTGTTGCAGGTCCATTTGTTGCACCTGCTTTGAGAAAGGTGTGCCTACCTTATGTTCCCGCAACTACAGCACAGGTGGAAAATGTCCTGAAAGTGCTGCAGGCGAGATCTGGATCCCTCGTGGACATCGGAAGTGGGGATGGAAGAATA GTGATCGCAGCTGCAAAGAAAGGATTTGAAGCTGTTGGAATTGAGTTGAATCCATGGTTGGTGTGGTACTCCCGTTACAGAGCTTGGAGAGCGGGTGTTCATCATTCTACTTCCTTCCACATATCAGATTTATGGAAG GTCAGCTTTAATCAGTACTCGAATGTTGTCATATTTGGAGTACCTCAGATG ATGGATCAGTTGGAGGGCAAACTGCAGACAGAACTACAGAGCACAGCTAAAGTGGTGGCCTGCCGTTTCCCTTTTCCCACCTGGGCACCTGATGGCACCGCTGGAGAAGGAATAGACACTGTGTGGGTATACGATGCAGAGTCGTTCAAAACAGAAAGAGGAACACACCAGGGACATATTGTAACTCCACAGCAGCCCCTGGGCAATGATGACACTACCACGTCATACTAA
- the LOC120019833 gene encoding neuropilin and tolloid-like protein 1, with amino-acid sequence MCINTSLVCNGIQNCVYPWDENNCKEKRKASILDNIDHTNVTIILVTCGLVVVLLIVASIIQVKQPRKKYIIRRDDFDPTLLHEAFEPPHYELCTLRRAASADHMSEMAMAEDFDKFHKLRRSSSKCIRDHHCGGAHSQVSSIRGSQSNLSVRDAAIMSDMPLSQSHQATPSSHRNILMMKYSYSQDGQDGCDQDDDMDDCQTPSQSHHVLAAHQSMSNDF; translated from the exons ATGTGTATCAACACCAGCTTAGTGTGCAACGGGATCCAGAACTGTGTCTACCCCTGGGACGAGAACAACTGCAAAG AGAAGAGGAAAGCCAGCATCTTAGACAATATTGACCACACCAATGTCACAATCATTCTAGTCACCTGTGGTCTGGTGGTTGTCCTTCTCATTGTGGCAAGTATCATTCAAGTTAAACAGCCACGCAAAAAATACATAATCAGGAGGGATGACTTTGACCCCACATTGCTCCACGAGGCCTTTGAGCCGCCACATTATGAACTGTGCACTCTGCGGAGGGCAGCCTCTGCCGACCACATGAGCGAAATGGCTATGGCCGAGGACTTTGATAAGTTTCACAAACTCAGACGGTCTTCGTCCAAATGCATTCGTGACCACCACTGCGGCGGAGCCCACTCCCAGGTATCCAGCATCAGGGGAAGCCAAAGTAACCTGAGTGTGCGGGACGCAGCCATTATGTCAGACATGCCTCTCTCCCAGTCCCACCAGGCCACACCCTCCAGCCACAGGAATATACTGATGATGAAGTACAGTTACTCACAGGACGGGCAGGATGGTTGTGACCAGGATGACGACATGGATGACTGTCAGACCCCCAGCCAGAGCCACCATGTCCTGGCTGCACATCAGTCAATGTCCAATGATTTCTGA